The following coding sequences lie in one Phycicoccus duodecadis genomic window:
- a CDS encoding helix-turn-helix domain-containing protein: MKISYQSTGTPRARLAGFPSTTVEGASHEEPLVRSPYPAAPRREIIPPHPDHAVRTLTHDFPSEICGWGAHPEYEIHLITKTSGSFIAGDHVGTFAPGHVSIMGPNLPHDWVSDLPPGQVAVDRDAVIQFTDDWVRQCMQLIPELSEVDEVLRQSTRGLVFSGATAWRAAETILQVVRSSGTEQIGHLFSLLATFARSPQEEREVVASEWLGRPTDANSLNAVEAGLAYIFENLTGDIRLATAARLAYMSEPTFSKYFKSATGMTFSSMVKRLRIAHARRLLDTTDEPVAQVAALSGYHNMANFNRQFLTEVGTTPTAYRRLESSQKPPSEVLSLGRRATAE, encoded by the coding sequence GTGAAGATTTCGTATCAGTCCACGGGCACCCCCCGCGCGCGTCTGGCCGGTTTCCCCTCGACCACGGTCGAAGGGGCGTCGCACGAGGAGCCGTTGGTCCGCAGCCCCTACCCGGCCGCGCCCCGGCGCGAGATCATCCCGCCGCACCCCGACCACGCGGTGCGCACCCTGACCCACGACTTCCCCAGCGAGATCTGCGGCTGGGGCGCCCACCCCGAGTACGAGATCCACCTGATCACCAAGACCTCGGGCAGCTTCATCGCCGGCGACCACGTCGGCACCTTCGCGCCCGGTCACGTCAGCATCATGGGCCCGAACCTGCCGCACGACTGGGTCAGCGACCTCCCGCCCGGCCAGGTGGCGGTCGACCGCGACGCCGTGATCCAGTTCACCGACGACTGGGTGCGCCAGTGCATGCAGCTCATCCCCGAGCTGTCCGAGGTCGACGAGGTCCTCCGTCAGTCGACGCGGGGCCTGGTCTTCTCCGGCGCCACCGCCTGGCGGGCGGCCGAGACCATCCTGCAGGTCGTGCGCAGCAGCGGCACCGAGCAGATCGGGCACCTGTTCTCGCTGCTCGCGACCTTCGCCCGCTCACCCCAGGAGGAGCGCGAGGTGGTGGCCAGCGAGTGGCTGGGCCGCCCCACCGACGCCAACTCGCTCAACGCCGTCGAGGCCGGCCTGGCGTACATCTTCGAGAACCTCACCGGCGACATCCGGCTGGCCACGGCCGCGCGGCTCGCCTACATGTCCGAGCCGACGTTCTCGAAGTACTTCAAGTCGGCGACCGGGATGACGTTCAGCAGCATGGTCAAGCGCCTGCGCATCGCCCACGCGCGCCGGCTGCTCGACACCACCGACGAACCCGTGGCCCAGGTGGCGGCCCTGAGCGGCTACCACAACATGGCCAACTTCAACCGTCAGTTCCTCACCGAGGTCGGCACGACGCCCACGGCCTACCGGCGGCTGGAGTCCTCGCAGAAGCCGCCCTCCGAGGTCCTCAGCCTCGGCCGGCGCGCCACCGCCGAGTGA
- a CDS encoding mannitol dehydrogenase family protein, translating into MTARISADLSGVGVPTPSYDRDAAHVGIVHFGFGNFHRSHQAMYLDRLMESGQGLDWGICGVGVLPQDAAMRDAMRAQDCLYTLVVRHPDGSLDPRVVGSVLEYLFAPEEAEAVYDRLVDPAVRVVSLTVTEGGYLKDAGTGRFDDADEAVVHDVDHLDTPRTAFGFIVEGLRRRRAAGVAPFTVLSCDNLQGNGGVCRQTVVGFARLVDAELADWIEAEVAFPNCMVDRITPATTDADREALARDFGVEDRWPVPAEPFTQWIVEDEFPLGRPPLEAADVQFVDDVTPYELMKLRLLNASHQALAYLGAPVGYVLVDETMRDDRIRRYLERYMADEAAPTLGELPGIDLPGYMATLLERFSNPGIRDTLVRLATDGGNRMATFTVPTARDNLAAGRPVALGALMVAAWAEYWALVARGGLPAAEVPPDVHAEAMSRAAADPDPAAFLGLTRILGDLGQDERFRAEFLRQRAVLAEHGVHGAIDRALGE; encoded by the coding sequence GTGACCGCTCGGATCAGCGCTGACCTGTCGGGAGTCGGGGTGCCCACCCCGTCCTACGACCGGGACGCGGCGCACGTGGGGATCGTCCACTTCGGCTTCGGCAACTTCCACCGCTCGCACCAGGCGATGTACCTCGACCGGCTCATGGAGTCGGGCCAGGGCCTCGACTGGGGGATCTGCGGGGTCGGGGTGCTGCCGCAGGACGCGGCGATGCGTGACGCCATGCGCGCCCAGGACTGCCTCTACACCCTCGTGGTGCGCCACCCCGACGGCTCGCTGGACCCGCGTGTGGTCGGCAGCGTCCTCGAGTACCTCTTCGCGCCGGAGGAGGCCGAGGCCGTGTACGACCGCCTCGTCGACCCGGCGGTGCGCGTCGTGTCGCTCACCGTCACCGAGGGCGGGTACCTCAAGGACGCCGGGACCGGACGGTTCGACGACGCCGACGAGGCCGTGGTCCACGACGTCGACCACCTCGACACCCCACGAACCGCCTTCGGGTTCATCGTCGAGGGCCTGCGGCGCCGGCGCGCGGCGGGCGTCGCCCCCTTCACCGTCCTGTCGTGCGACAACCTCCAGGGCAACGGCGGCGTGTGCCGGCAGACCGTCGTGGGGTTCGCCCGCCTGGTCGACGCCGAGCTGGCCGACTGGATCGAGGCCGAGGTCGCGTTCCCCAACTGCATGGTCGACCGGATCACCCCCGCGACCACCGACGCCGACCGCGAGGCCCTCGCGCGGGACTTCGGCGTCGAGGACCGCTGGCCGGTGCCGGCGGAGCCCTTCACCCAGTGGATCGTCGAGGACGAGTTCCCGCTCGGGCGACCACCGCTGGAGGCCGCCGACGTGCAGTTCGTCGACGACGTCACGCCCTACGAGCTGATGAAGCTGCGGCTGCTCAACGCCAGCCACCAGGCACTCGCCTACCTCGGCGCCCCGGTGGGCTACGTGCTGGTCGACGAGACCATGCGCGACGACCGCATCCGGCGCTACCTCGAGCGCTACATGGCCGACGAAGCGGCGCCGACCCTGGGCGAGCTGCCCGGCATCGACCTGCCCGGCTACATGGCCACCCTGCTCGAGCGCTTCTCGAACCCCGGCATCCGCGACACCCTCGTGCGCCTGGCCACGGACGGCGGGAACCGGATGGCGACCTTCACCGTCCCGACGGCGCGCGACAACCTGGCCGCCGGCCGCCCGGTGGCGCTGGGTGCCCTGATGGTCGCCGCGTGGGCCGAGTACTGGGCCCTGGTGGCCCGTGGGGGCCTGCCCGCCGCCGAGGTCCCGCCCGACGTGCACGCCGAGGCGATGAGCCGCGCAGCAGCAGACCCCGACCCGGCGGCCTTCCTGGGGCTCACCCGGATCCTGGGGGACCTCGGGCAGGACGAGCGCTTCCGGGCCGAGTTCCTGCGCCAGCGCGCGGTCCTGGCCGAGCACGGGGTGCACGGAGCGATCGACCGAGCACTCGGGGAGTGA
- a CDS encoding LCP family protein, whose protein sequence is MGAVLAVVAASAVGVVWWRLNGNITRVDVSGALASDRPTKVAEGPLNILLIGSDTRVGEGTSDAASVSGARSDTTLVAHLSADRRHVTVVSIPRDSMVRMPPHCDAKVPKAQWTVQQFNAAFSMGGPACTINTIEGDTGVFIDHFAVVDFNGFKGMVDALGGVPVCTPKPINDPKAHLRLPAGRHVLDGEQALGYVRVRYTEGDGSDLGRIKRQQAFLSSVVQEATRTSLLLRPDKLYGFLDAATRSLTTDESLGLGEMRDIATSVQDTGVGNIAFVTVPTETYPQDPNRVQWTGAAATLWTALRQDRPVARPSASASPSATPTQAALTVSPADIRVLVVNATGVSGLAADIAAALRVQGFAGVTTGSVADRPDGVVVAYGTGQEEAARTVAAAFPGSTSKEDATLGQTVRVTVGAGAKAVVEVPNRLGSQPLPTPTAPVPAPTGSIVARTADQDICS, encoded by the coding sequence GTGGGGGCGGTTCTGGCGGTGGTCGCGGCCTCGGCCGTCGGCGTCGTCTGGTGGCGCCTGAACGGCAACATCACGCGCGTCGACGTGAGCGGCGCGCTGGCCAGCGACCGCCCGACCAAGGTGGCAGAGGGCCCCCTCAACATCCTGCTGATCGGCTCCGACACCCGGGTCGGGGAGGGGACCTCCGACGCCGCCAGCGTCTCGGGGGCCCGCTCCGACACCACCCTGGTCGCGCACCTGTCGGCCGACCGCCGTCACGTCACGGTGGTCTCGATCCCGCGGGACTCGATGGTGCGGATGCCGCCCCACTGCGACGCCAAGGTCCCGAAGGCCCAGTGGACGGTGCAGCAGTTCAACGCCGCCTTCAGCATGGGTGGGCCGGCCTGCACCATCAACACCATCGAGGGCGACACCGGGGTGTTCATCGACCACTTCGCGGTCGTCGACTTCAACGGCTTCAAAGGGATGGTCGACGCGCTCGGCGGGGTGCCGGTGTGCACGCCCAAACCCATCAACGACCCCAAGGCCCATTTGCGGCTCCCGGCGGGGCGGCACGTCCTCGACGGCGAGCAGGCGCTGGGCTACGTCCGGGTCCGCTACACCGAGGGCGACGGCTCCGACCTCGGGCGGATCAAGCGCCAGCAGGCGTTCCTCTCGTCGGTCGTCCAGGAGGCCACCCGCACCTCGCTGCTGCTGCGCCCCGACAAGCTCTACGGGTTCCTGGATGCCGCCACCCGCTCGCTGACCACCGACGAGAGCCTGGGGCTCGGCGAGATGCGCGACATCGCGACGTCGGTGCAGGACACCGGGGTCGGGAACATCGCGTTCGTCACGGTGCCCACCGAGACCTACCCCCAGGACCCCAACCGCGTGCAGTGGACCGGCGCGGCCGCGACGCTGTGGACCGCCCTGCGCCAGGACCGGCCGGTCGCCAGGCCGAGCGCGTCCGCGTCGCCGAGTGCGACGCCCACCCAGGCCGCGCTCACGGTCAGCCCCGCCGACATCCGCGTGCTCGTCGTCAACGCCACCGGCGTGAGCGGCCTGGCCGCCGACATCGCGGCGGCGCTGCGGGTGCAGGGTTTCGCCGGCGTCACGACCGGCTCCGTGGCCGACCGCCCCGACGGTGTCGTCGTGGCGTACGGCACCGGGCAGGAGGAGGCCGCCCGCACCGTCGCGGCTGCCTTCCCCGGCTCGACCTCGAAGGAGGACGCCACGCTCGGGCAGACCGTGCGCGTCACCGTCGGGGCGGGGGCCAAGGCCGTGGTCGAGGTGCCGAACCGGCTCGGCAGCCAGCCCCTCCCCACCCCGACCGCACCCGTCCCGGCCCCGACCGGCAGCATCGTGGCCCGCACCGCGGACCAGGACATCTGCTCCTGA
- a CDS encoding cold-shock protein: protein MAQGTVKWFNAEKGFGFIAQDSGGPDVFVHYSAIDTQGYRSLDEAQRVEFEVTQGPKGPQADQVRPI from the coding sequence ATGGCACAGGGCACCGTGAAGTGGTTCAACGCCGAGAAGGGCTTCGGATTCATCGCTCAGGACAGCGGTGGTCCGGACGTGTTCGTTCACTACTCGGCGATCGACACCCAGGGCTACCGCAGCCTGGACGAGGCGCAGCGCGTCGAGTTCGAGGTCACCCAGGGTCCGAAGGGTCCGCAGGCCGACCAGGTCCGCCCCATCTGA
- a CDS encoding universal stress protein, translating into MTIVVGYVPRREGLAALDAALAEAERARERLVVVNAVMAGERRDLADPRDVASLCRRLAEIGVPYELVQPSRGRSAAEELLAAVAEHRARLVVVGLRASQPLGSHPRSTVRQVLTEVGCDVLAVRPAVS; encoded by the coding sequence ATGACGATCGTCGTCGGGTACGTCCCGCGGCGCGAGGGTCTCGCCGCCCTCGACGCCGCACTGGCGGAGGCCGAGCGGGCCCGAGAGCGGCTCGTGGTGGTCAACGCCGTGATGGCGGGCGAGCGCCGCGACCTGGCCGACCCCCGCGACGTCGCCTCCCTGTGCCGTCGCCTCGCCGAGATCGGGGTCCCGTACGAGCTGGTGCAGCCCAGCCGGGGCCGGTCGGCGGCCGAGGAGCTGCTGGCCGCTGTGGCCGAGCACCGGGCGCGCCTGGTGGTCGTCGGGCTGCGCGCCTCGCAGCCCCTCGGCTCGCACCCGCGCTCGACCGTCCGGCAGGTGCTCACCGAGGTCGGCTGCGACGTCCTGGCGGTCCGCCCGGCGGTCTCCTGA